From a single Ailuropoda melanoleuca isolate Jingjing chromosome 12, ASM200744v2, whole genome shotgun sequence genomic region:
- the PHETA1 gene encoding sesquipedalian-1, with protein MIPFYRCGNRGPEKLKACPRSHDLDTTELTFEPREEQADTRLGREASGGLRGPGAAAMKLNERSLAFYATCDAPVDNAGFLYKKGGRHAAYHRRWFVLRGNMLFYFEEPASREPVGVIILEGCTVELVEAAEEFAFAVRFAGARARTYVLAAESQAAMEGWVKALSRASFDYLXRPAGAKAAASRPGPAPPLPPRRIPLPNGPLYAGSFAQLHEWYGQEVRALRSQWLRSRAQP; from the exons atgatcccattttacagatgtggaaacagaggcccagagaagcttaaagcttgcccaaggtcccacgaCCTGGACACTACAGAGCTGACATTTGAGCCCAGAGAAGAGCAAGCCGACACCAGACTGGGCAGGGAGGCAAGCGGAGGCCTGCGAG GCCCCGGCGCGGCCGCCATGAAGCTGAACGAGCGCAGCCTGGCCTTCTACGCCACGTGCGACGCCCCGGTGGACAACGCGGGCTTCCTGTACAAGAAGGGCGGCCGGCACGCGGCCTACCACCGCCGCTGGTTCGTGCTGCGCGGCAACATGCTCTTCTACTTCGAGGAGCCGGCCAGCCGCGAGCCGGTGGGCGTCATCATCCTGGAGGGCTGCACCGTGGAGCTGGTGGAGGCCGCCGAGGAGTTCGCCTTCGCCGTGCGCTTCGCGGGGGCCCGGGCGCGCACCTACGTGCTGGCCGCCGAGAGCCAGGCCGCCATGGAGGGCTGGGTGAAGGCGCTGTCGCGGGCCAGCTTCGACTACCTGGNCCGCCCCGCGGGCGCCAAAGCTGCAGCCTCGCGGCCCGGCCCCGCGCCGCCCCTGCCTCCCCGGCGGATTCCGCTGCCCAACGGGCCTCTCTACGCCGGCTCCTTTGCCCAGCTGCACGAGTGGTATGGGCAGGAGGTGAGGGCGCTGAGGAGCCAGTGGCTCAGGAGCCGGGCCCAGCCCTGA